A single Geoanaerobacter pelophilus DNA region contains:
- the larA gene encoding nickel-dependent lactate racemase produces the protein MKLKYGETSFDISMPPERLRGEIAASPAVPATSPEELIAEAIEGCASVIASFKASDRVVIITSDVTRYTGSEVYLPILVNRLNLAGIDDSRIEIIIALGIHRKQTEAEHRRILGPLFGRIKVTDHECDDPGKLVYLGKTSGGVEVEINRTVAEADRVILTGTIGFHYFAGFGGGRKSILPGVASRKSCMASHFAVLNPGEGAGKNPKAVTGNLEENPVHQAMADACAMVEPAFILNTVLGPGKRIIACFAGDWATAFADGCRFYGEQFSYHLKEKADLVLVSCGGFPKDINLIQAHKSMEYASQAIRDGGVMILLAECRDGYGNATFFDWFRYQELSAFESRLRSHYEINGQTAYSLLWKAQSFRIILVSALPPEEVRTMGMTPARSLVEAMAVAEGLLPDDFAAYVIPEGGTVLPVLS, from the coding sequence ATGAAGCTGAAATACGGTGAGACCTCATTTGATATCAGCATGCCTCCCGAGCGGCTGCGCGGCGAGATAGCGGCCAGCCCGGCTGTTCCTGCCACATCGCCGGAGGAGTTGATTGCCGAAGCCATAGAAGGCTGCGCTTCTGTGATTGCGTCATTCAAGGCCAGCGACCGGGTGGTGATCATAACCTCGGATGTTACTCGCTATACCGGCAGCGAGGTTTATCTGCCGATCCTGGTCAACCGTTTGAACCTCGCCGGGATTGACGATAGCCGGATTGAGATCATCATTGCCCTGGGAATCCATCGCAAGCAGACCGAAGCCGAGCATCGCAGGATCCTCGGCCCGCTCTTCGGTCGTATCAAGGTGACTGACCACGAATGTGACGATCCGGGGAAACTGGTTTATCTGGGGAAGACGTCAGGCGGTGTCGAGGTCGAGATTAACCGGACGGTAGCTGAGGCGGACCGGGTCATCCTTACCGGCACCATCGGTTTTCACTACTTTGCCGGGTTCGGCGGGGGTCGCAAGAGCATATTACCCGGCGTGGCGAGCCGGAAGAGCTGCATGGCAAGCCATTTTGCCGTATTGAACCCTGGGGAAGGGGCTGGCAAGAACCCGAAGGCGGTTACCGGCAATCTGGAGGAGAACCCGGTGCATCAGGCCATGGCCGACGCGTGCGCCATGGTGGAGCCGGCTTTTATTCTCAATACCGTTCTCGGCCCGGGGAAGCGGATCATTGCCTGTTTTGCCGGAGACTGGGCTACTGCCTTTGCTGACGGATGCCGTTTTTACGGGGAGCAGTTCAGTTACCATCTCAAGGAGAAAGCCGACCTGGTGCTGGTCTCCTGCGGCGGTTTTCCCAAAGACATCAACCTGATCCAGGCACACAAGTCTATGGAGTACGCAAGCCAGGCGATCAGGGATGGCGGCGTCATGATCCTGCTGGCCGAATGTCGGGACGGCTATGGTAACGCCACTTTCTTTGACTGGTTCCGCTATCAGGAGCTGTCGGCCTTTGAATCAAGACTGCGCTCCCATTACGAAATCAATGGCCAGACCGCGTATTCCCTGCTGTGGAAAGCTCAGAGTTTTCGGATTATCTTGGTATCTGCCCTGCCGCCCGAAGAGGTGCGCACCATGGGAATGACCCCGGCACGGTCGCTGGTTGAGGCGATGGCCGTGGCCGAAGGGTTGCTGCCGGATGATTTTGCAGCCTATGTTATTCCGGAAGGCGGCACGGTGTTACCGGTATTATCGTAG
- a CDS encoding nucleotidyltransferase family protein, whose protein sequence is MSGSVAAIVLAAGQSTRMGRCKQLLPLGETTVIGHCLNALMAGGAAEIVVVVSETGHEVAEAVRDYPARVVVNHAPGGDMSSSVRTGRDSLAREESGVIVHLCDYPLVAAPTISSMILAHRKSPDSIIIPCNRNRRGHPLLFPLSVLDELGHEQILRDLVRREPNRIICIAVEDPGVLLDMDTPEDYRRICDIKAMKGA, encoded by the coding sequence ATGAGTGGCTCAGTGGCTGCCATCGTGCTCGCGGCGGGGCAATCTACCCGCATGGGGCGCTGCAAACAGCTGCTGCCGTTGGGTGAGACTACGGTAATTGGCCATTGCCTCAATGCCCTCATGGCTGGCGGCGCCGCTGAGATCGTGGTGGTCGTTTCAGAAACGGGGCATGAGGTGGCCGAGGCAGTCCGGGACTATCCCGCACGGGTCGTTGTCAATCATGCTCCCGGTGGAGACATGTCATCCTCCGTGCGGACAGGGCGTGACTCACTGGCCAGGGAAGAAAGCGGCGTCATTGTCCACCTCTGCGATTATCCGCTGGTTGCCGCGCCCACCATCAGCAGCATGATCCTTGCACATCGCAAGTCACCGGACAGCATTATCATCCCCTGCAACCGGAACCGGCGGGGCCATCCGCTGCTATTTCCCCTGTCGGTTCTTGACGAATTGGGACATGAGCAGATTCTCCGCGATCTGGTTCGTCGGGAGCCAAACCGGATTATCTGTATTGCTGTCGAAGATCCCGGCGTGCTGCTGGACATGGATACCCCTGAGGATTACCGGCGTATCTGCGACATAAAAGCGATGAAGGGCGCATAA
- a CDS encoding XdhC family protein yields MTDLELYEEMVRLSRRGEPYTLVTVVANSGSSPRKAGAKMLVRSDGSFLGSVGGGRVENESVNAALAALKDETPRTLDFVLTEENGFACGGSMSVFIEPHGRRPLLVLFGAGHIGRAVAALANGCGFRVVVVDERPDCAVTELLPGADEIICATVADAFAHLHPDKESFVVIATPGHVSDFDAVRGCLATEAGFIGLLGSRRKREALLKTLEEEGFDAAQRTRVVTPVGLDIGAQTPEEIAVSIVGQLISIVRRK; encoded by the coding sequence ATGACCGATCTGGAACTGTATGAAGAGATGGTGCGGCTCTCCCGCCGGGGAGAGCCTTATACCCTGGTCACCGTGGTGGCCAATAGTGGCTCGTCCCCCCGCAAGGCCGGCGCCAAGATGCTGGTGCGGAGTGACGGCAGCTTTCTTGGCAGTGTTGGTGGCGGCCGGGTGGAGAATGAATCTGTCAATGCGGCTCTTGCGGCGCTCAAGGACGAGACGCCGCGAACCCTTGATTTTGTCTTGACCGAGGAAAACGGCTTTGCCTGCGGCGGCAGCATGTCGGTCTTCATCGAGCCCCATGGGCGTCGTCCGCTGTTGGTCCTGTTCGGAGCCGGTCATATCGGGCGGGCAGTGGCAGCACTGGCCAACGGCTGCGGTTTCCGGGTGGTCGTGGTGGATGAACGGCCCGACTGTGCCGTTACAGAGCTGCTCCCCGGCGCCGATGAAATTATCTGCGCCACGGTTGCCGACGCCTTCGCCCATCTGCATCCGGACAAGGAAAGCTTTGTGGTGATCGCCACGCCCGGCCATGTTTCAGACTTCGACGCGGTACGGGGCTGCCTGGCGACCGAGGCAGGTTTCATCGGCCTTTTGGGTAGCCGGCGTAAGCGTGAGGCCCTGCTCAAGACTCTTGAAGAAGAGGGATTCGATGCAGCTCAGAGGACACGGGTGGTGACACCGGTGGGGCTCGATATCGGCGCGCAGACACCAGAGGAGATAGCGGTTAGTATTGTCGGCCAGTTGATCTCCATAGTGAGAAGGAAATGA